The nucleotide window ATTCGCCGGGCTCATGGTCGCCCCGCCCGGGGTCCTCGTTGGCCGGGCGATAGGCCTCCTTCGATCCGCCGCGCGGCAGGTCGGCGGTGCTGATCCCGTCGACCTCGAAGTCGTAGCTTCGCACATGTGCCTTGCGGCCGTAATGGTCGACCAGCAGGATCTCGTCCGGCAGATAGAGCACCACGTCGCGCTGGTCGTCGGGGCGGGCGAGCACCAGTTCGATAGGCTCGAACTGGAACGCGAGATCGTAGCCGAAGGCGCCATAGAGGCCGAGATGGCCGTCGTCGCAGGCAAACAGCGCGCTGATCGCCCGGATCACCGAGAAGACGGAGGGTTGGCGCGAGCGTTCTTCCTCGGAGAAGGCGCGGGTCGCGGGACGGACCCTCAAGGTGAGCAACTCGCTGTCGCGTGCGAGCCCCTCGACGTCCTCATGTGCGGCAAGGCAGCGCTCGACCGCAGGCAGCAGCAGGCGTCCGCGCTCGTTCAGCGCCTCGACGCGCACGTTGGACCCGCGCGATTCCAGCACCAGCGGCGGATTGACCAGCGCCATGTCCCAGCGGGTATAGCGGCCGGGATATTCGTAGGAAGAGGAGAAGACCGCACCGCGCTCCGCATCCAGCCGGTCTATCCAGGGGGAGGTGCCCTGTTCGTAGTCGGCGGCCCGCGTCACGACGCTGATGCCGATGCCTCCCTTCGTCACGAAGGTCTCTTCGCGTCCTGTCTGCATGTCCGTCTTCCCTGCCTCCGCTGGCCGCGATCCTCCCGGCCGGACATGACAAAGCCGCCGGCGGGACCCCGCGGCGGCTTTGTGAAACTCCTCGAGTGACGTTACGTCACGCGCTGTCGTTCGCCGCCTGTTACCAGGAGCGCCACCACCAGCCGTTGATCGTCGTCGTCATCGTCATGCTCTTGTCAGTAGCGCATGCGTGCTCCCGCCGCAACGGCGAAAGTCGCCGGGCCGGCTCGTCACGCGCCGGCAACGAAGCGACCCAGCCGAACGGCGGTCTGGCCTTTCACCGGTCGCCGGTTCGGCATGATCAGCACCGTGCGGTCTTCCGGCACGGTCACGGGCGTATCGCCGTCATGGGCAATCACCGTACCGGCCTTCTCGATCACCTCCTGCCCGACATAGTCGTCCACGAAGCGGAAGGCATCGGTCATGATGGTCACCGGCTCGATGATCTCGATGAAGCTCTGAGCCTTCGGCGTGGGGAAGTGCGCAAGTTCGTCGGTAAAGGCGTTTTCGGCAACGGCGCCCGTCACCTGCAGGAAGCGGAGAGTGGTCTCCAGCGCCACATCGGCGCTGGCCGCCTCCCAATGCTGGCCGCACTCCACCAGCAGCGCGTTCTTCTCGCTTGCCGGGTCGCCGAAGCCCGCATAGTCGCGCATCCGCTTGCCGGCCGCGTGGCCCTCGTCGCTGACCACCAGCGCCGGCGTTCCGACGGCACGGGCAAGCGTGCGTCCCTTGGTCAGCGGGCCGGCGATGTAGAGCGGTGCCGTCGCGCTCTGCATCGAGTGGATGTCGAGCAAGAGGTCGACATCGTCGATGAAGGGACGCAGGTCCCTGGCACGCTTGCGCTCCAGCGTCTCGCCGCCGCCGAGCGTCTCCGGCTGCCACAACCGGTTCATGTCCTCGTCCGCCCAGCGCGAGGTGAAGGGATCGGCCGGGTCGAAGCGGTCATAGGCATCCAGGTTGATGAACGCGAGCGAGAGCTTGCCGCGCACCGGGCGGACATCCTTGCGGAACAGCCAGTCCAGTGCGATCGGGCCGCACAACTCGTTGCCGTGCACCACCGCCGTCACGGCCACATGCGGGCCGGCGACGCCGCTGTCGAAGGTGGTGACGCCCTCGATGCCGGTATTGCCGGCGCGATAGGGGGTGATGTCGGTTTTCGACAGTTCGACAGGCGGAGTCTGGGCGGTCATGGCGTCTCTCGGCGAAGGTGGTACGGAAAACGGTGGTTCAGCGGGCGGCTTCCTCGATCAGCCGGTCGAGGAAGGCCTCGCACTTGGCGAGTTCCGAGACGGCGATGAACTCGTCCGCCTTGTGGGCCTGCTCGATGGAGCCGGGGCCGATCACCACGGTCGGGATCGCGGCAATCTCGACGAACCGGCCGCCCTCGGTGCCGTATGCCACCTTGGCGTGGTCGTTGCGCTCGGCCAGCCGCTTGGCGAGGCGGGTCACATCGGCATCGGCCGCGGTGTCGAGACCGGGGAAGCTCGAGATCTGTTCGAAGGCGATGCCGGTTTCGGGCGCACGCGCCTTCATCTCCGGCTCGATCTCCTCGTGGGCAAAGCGCATCACCTCATCGACCAGCGCATCCCCGTCCTCGCCGGGGAGCACGCGGAACTCGAAGGCGAATTCGCAATGGTCCGGCACGATGTTGAGCGCCGTGCCGCCGGAAACCGTGCCGGTATGGGCTGTCGTCACCGGCACGTCGTAGAGCGGATCGCTCGGCCCTTCCGCGAGCTCCATTCCCATCTCGCGCACCTTGAGGATCAGCCGCGCGGCATGGTCGATGGCGTTGACGCCCTGCGGGGCCAGCGAGGAGTGGCAGGTGCGCCCCGTCACGATGGCCCGGTAGGAGCGCTTGGCCTTGTGGCCGATGATCACCTGCATTTCCGTCGGCTCGCCGACGAAACAGGCTTCCGGCAGCGCGACGGTCTCGACAAGCCGCTCGATGAGGCTCGGCACGCCCTTGCAACCCACTTCCTCGTCATAGGAGAAGGCGAAGTGGATCGGCTTCGCAAGATCACGCGCCAGCATGTCGTCGACTTTGGCGAGGCAACAGGCGAGGAAGCCCTTCATGTCGCAGGCGCCGCGCCCGTAGAGCAGGCCGTCGCGCTCGGTCAGCGTGAAGGCGTCGCTGGTCCAGCTCTGGCCGTCCACCGGCACCACATCGGTGTGACCGGACAGCACATAACCGGGTACGTCCTTCGGCCCGATGGTGGCGATCAGGTTCGCCTTCTCGCCGGTCTCGTCCGGCACGCGCGTCGTGGCGATCCCGCGTGCGGCGAAGAACGCTTCGACATGGGCAATCAATGCGAGATTGGAATTGCGGCTTGTCGTGTCGAAGCCGACAAGGTCCTTCAGGATGCCGGCCGAGCGCGGGGCAGCAGGCTGGAGCATGCGATTTCCTTTCCTTGCGGCCGCTCAGGCCGGATGCGAGTAGGCGTCGACCGGAACGGCCCGGCGCGCATGTTCGATGAAGCGCTGGGCGATCGGCGAGACGCGCCCGGCGGGAACGAAGAACTGGGTGAGGTAGTCGACCCTCGGCGAGAAGCGGCGGAACACCACGCCCTCGAGCGGACGCAGGCTCACCGGGAACGGGTTCACCAGCCCGATTCCCATCCCCTCGCGCACCAGTTCGCAAATGGCGATGCTGGTTGCCGTTTCGGCACGGATCTTCCGCTCGATGCCGCGTTCGGCGAAGATCCGGTCGTAGACGTTGCGCTGGTGGAAGCGGCGGGTCAGCGCGATGAAGGATTCTCCGGCAAGGTCCTCCGGCACGATCTCGTCCCGGTGCGCAAGTCTGTGGTCGACCGGAATCGCGGCGTGGGCGATGGCCTGTCGGAACGGATACATCTTCAGGCCGTCATGCCGCACTCGGCCGTCGCTGATGCCGAGATCTGCGTTCTCGTCGGCGACTGCCGCCGTGACGTTGGTCGACATGCCGATTTCCAGATGCACGGAGGCTTCCGGGTTTTCCTTCAGGAAACCGGGGATGAGCCGCGTCATCAGCCTGTGGGCGAGGGTGGGCGGTGCTGCGATCCGCAGCCGCTGGGCGTTGAGGTCTTCGGTCTCTGCCGCATCAAGGCGGGCGAGCGTCGCGAAGATCGGTTCGATCTGCTCGTTGAATGCCAGCCCCTCAGAGGTCGGCAGGATCTTGTTTCCGTTGCGGTGGAAGAGCTGGCGATTAAGCCGCGCCTCCAGCTGGGCGATCGCACGGCTGACGGCCGGCTGGGATATCCCCAGCCGATGTGCCGCCGCCGTCGTCTTGCCTTCGGAGATGACCGCTCGCAGCACCTCCAGCTCGCGAAGCGTCAAGCCGCTGCGGTTGAGACTGTTGGCAGCTTGCCGGGCCGGGGCCTCGTCCGTAACCTCTGTATTTGCCATGGGAATAGCATTATGCGTTTGAGTTATCGTTTTTCGTTTGTCGATTATATAAACGCATAATAGCCTTTCCCACAAGCCGCCGGGGCGATCGACCTCGAGACAAGGCACCAGCAGACGGGGACCACTCGATCCCGCCCCGTCTGGAAAAATCCAGAGGGGATCCAGAGGGGAGTTACCTGATGAAGTCTGCAAGGACGCCGCTCGCGCGCGCGCTCATGGGGGCGGCTTGTGCCGTTGTCGCCTTCTCCGCGCCCGCGGCCGCCGAGGATCTCGTGATCGGGCTCGATTCCGAGGCGACCTCCATCGATCCGCATTTCCATAATCTGGGACCGAACAACCAGCTCGGCTTCATGATGTTCGACCGCCTGGCCAATCCGGACGAGCGGCAGAACTTCAAGCCGGGCCTTGCCGTCTCGTGGAAGCCGATCGACAGCACCACCTGGGAGTTCAAGCTGCGCGAGGGCGTGAAGTTCCACGACGGGTCGGACTTCAATGCCGACGACGTCATCTGCACCTTCGAGCGCGCCCCCAACGTGCCGAACTCGCCCGCCGGTTTCGATACCTACATCAAGGGCAAGACCTTCGAGAAGATCGACGACTTCACCGTGCACGTGAAGACGGAGGCTCCCTATCCGGTCATGGTCAACGACCTCGGCAACGTCGCCATCATCTCCAACGAGACGGGCTGCAACGGCACGACCGAAGCCTTCAACTCGGGTGAGGCGGCTGCCGGCACCGGGCCTTACAAGTTCGCCGAATACGTGCCGGGCGACCGGATCGTGCTGGAGGCCAACCCGGACTACTGGGGCGAGAAGCCTATCTGGGACAAGGTCACCCTGAAGCCGATCAAGTCCGGCCCTTCGCGCGTCGCCGCTCTTCTTGCCGGCGATGTCGACATCATCAACGGCGTGCCGACGACCGACATCGAGACGCTGAAGGGTCGCGACAACGTGGCCCTCTCGCAGGGCGTTTCCAACCGCGTCATCTATCTTCACCTCGACCACTTCCGCGAGAACTCGCCCTTCGTGAAGGCGAATGGCGGCGGCGACATCAAGAACCCGCTGCAGGACCTGCGCGTGCGTCAGGCGATTTCCAAGGCGATCTCGCGCGAGCTGATCCGCGACCGCGTTATGGAAGGGCTCGCCATTCCCGCCGGCCAGCTGCTGCCGGAAGGCTTCTTCGGCGTTTCGGAGAAGCTGAAGGCCGAAGCCTACGATGTGGAAGGCGCGAAGGCGCTGCTCGCCGAGGCCGGGCTGCCGGACGGCTTCGAACTGACCATCCACGGGCCGAACGACCGCTATCTGAACGATGCCAAGATCGCCGAGGCCATCGCCCAGATGCTGACGCGGGCGGGCATCAAGACGGCCGTCGAGACGATGCCGCGTTCGGTCTACTTCACCCGTGCGTCCACCGGTGCGGACGGCCTGCCCGAGTTCTCGCTGATCCTCGTCGGCTGGGGTGCCGGTTCGGGCGAGGCCTCCTCGCCACTGCGCGCGCTCATCGCCACCTTCGACAATGACAAGGGCATGGGCACGGCCAACCGCGGCCGCTACTCCAACCCCGAGGTCGACAAGCTGATCGAGGATGCGCTGTCCGAGGTGGATGACGAGAAGCGCGCAGGCTTGCTGGCCAAGGCGACCGAAGTGGCCATCGGCGATCTCGCGATCATCCCAATCCACTACCAGGTCAACACCTGGGCGAGCCGCAAGGGCCTCAAGTACATCCCGCGCACGGACGAGTACACGGTCGCCTATGGCGTGCTGAAGGACTGAGCGGACAGCCTCTGCCGCCGGCGTCGAGCCGGGGCAGGGGCACCCGCAATTTCCTGTCGCGATGAACTGGCCGGTAGGGGCGGGCTCCCGCCCTTGCCGGTCGTCGCTACCGCCTTTCCTGTCCAGCCCATGCCGCAAGGCCGGGAGACCGCCCCATGAGCGTCTTCATCCTCCGCCGCCTCCTGCAGAGCGCGCTGGTCATGGTCGCCATGGCCATGATCGTCTTTTTCGGCGTCCATCTGGTCGGCGATCCGGTCTACATGTTCGTCACGCCGGACATGGACCAGCAGGATATCGAGAACGTCA belongs to Stappia indica and includes:
- a CDS encoding LysR family transcriptional regulator is translated as MANTEVTDEAPARQAANSLNRSGLTLRELEVLRAVISEGKTTAAAHRLGISQPAVSRAIAQLEARLNRQLFHRNGNKILPTSEGLAFNEQIEPIFATLARLDAAETEDLNAQRLRIAAPPTLAHRLMTRLIPGFLKENPEASVHLEIGMSTNVTAAVADENADLGISDGRVRHDGLKMYPFRQAIAHAAIPVDHRLAHRDEIVPEDLAGESFIALTRRFHQRNVYDRIFAERGIERKIRAETATSIAICELVREGMGIGLVNPFPVSLRPLEGVVFRRFSPRVDYLTQFFVPAGRVSPIAQRFIEHARRAVPVDAYSHPA
- the argE gene encoding acetylornithine deacetylase, coding for MLQPAAPRSAGILKDLVGFDTTSRNSNLALIAHVEAFFAARGIATTRVPDETGEKANLIATIGPKDVPGYVLSGHTDVVPVDGQSWTSDAFTLTERDGLLYGRGACDMKGFLACCLAKVDDMLARDLAKPIHFAFSYDEEVGCKGVPSLIERLVETVALPEACFVGEPTEMQVIIGHKAKRSYRAIVTGRTCHSSLAPQGVNAIDHAARLILKVREMGMELAEGPSDPLYDVPVTTAHTGTVSGGTALNIVPDHCEFAFEFRVLPGEDGDALVDEVMRFAHEEIEPEMKARAPETGIAFEQISSFPGLDTAADADVTRLAKRLAERNDHAKVAYGTEGGRFVEIAAIPTVVIGPGSIEQAHKADEFIAVSELAKCEAFLDRLIEEAAR
- a CDS encoding succinylglutamate desuccinylase/aspartoacylase domain-containing protein; translation: MTAQTPPVELSKTDITPYRAGNTGIEGVTTFDSGVAGPHVAVTAVVHGNELCGPIALDWLFRKDVRPVRGKLSLAFINLDAYDRFDPADPFTSRWADEDMNRLWQPETLGGGETLERKRARDLRPFIDDVDLLLDIHSMQSATAPLYIAGPLTKGRTLARAVGTPALVVSDEGHAAGKRMRDYAGFGDPASEKNALLVECGQHWEAASADVALETTLRFLQVTGAVAENAFTDELAHFPTPKAQSFIEIIEPVTIMTDAFRFVDDYVGQEVIEKAGTVIAHDGDTPVTVPEDRTVLIMPNRRPVKGQTAVRLGRFVAGA
- a CDS encoding ABC transporter substrate-binding protein translates to MKSARTPLARALMGAACAVVAFSAPAAAEDLVIGLDSEATSIDPHFHNLGPNNQLGFMMFDRLANPDERQNFKPGLAVSWKPIDSTTWEFKLREGVKFHDGSDFNADDVICTFERAPNVPNSPAGFDTYIKGKTFEKIDDFTVHVKTEAPYPVMVNDLGNVAIISNETGCNGTTEAFNSGEAAAGTGPYKFAEYVPGDRIVLEANPDYWGEKPIWDKVTLKPIKSGPSRVAALLAGDVDIINGVPTTDIETLKGRDNVALSQGVSNRVIYLHLDHFRENSPFVKANGGGDIKNPLQDLRVRQAISKAISRELIRDRVMEGLAIPAGQLLPEGFFGVSEKLKAEAYDVEGAKALLAEAGLPDGFELTIHGPNDRYLNDAKIAEAIAQMLTRAGIKTAVETMPRSVYFTRASTGADGLPEFSLILVGWGAGSGEASSPLRALIATFDNDKGMGTANRGRYSNPEVDKLIEDALSEVDDEKRAGLLAKATEVAIGDLAIIPIHYQVNTWASRKGLKYIPRTDEYTVAYGVLKD